In one Culex quinquefasciatus strain JHB chromosome 2, VPISU_Cqui_1.0_pri_paternal, whole genome shotgun sequence genomic region, the following are encoded:
- the LOC6033105 gene encoding LOW QUALITY PROTEIN: UHRF1-binding protein 1-like (The sequence of the model RefSeq protein was modified relative to this genomic sequence to represent the inferred CDS: inserted 1 base in 1 codon; substituted 1 base at 1 genomic stop codon), with the protein MVSIIKNQLLKHLSRYTKNLSPDKVNLSAFRGEGELSNLQLDENVLTDLLELPSWLRLTSAWCNHVSFRISWTKLKSTPITLTLDEVNITIETCEIARSGTPTAAGAGLSSLAAPQGKYSFIHKVIDGITIVVNTVNVNLKSPAFTASVQMSRIRVESRTPKWLLGDLRVTRLKDPARGLILIFKELSWQTVRIEASSTQDQSLTPLRLLTNQARCRITIKKKLSDCSIVASRLVLILDDLLWVLTDSQLKAALHFVDSLSGLIKASNSVVQRVKAQRKLETLPEYQAQLAQSSKVPDLQQLTAAQKYFNIYDVRETSYHFFSQRIDLHLCDDAGVGRSSHPNLKDGGALQISVQGFQVDYYPYHLAKADRSHWPKYKEATVPPALWLEQSLNAFRESILNLTQPNRPPSHPSLERTTNLGQQQTTTLKTPSASASASGSQSTSTNTAVNTPNTPGSLSAAASPIKKHVMDNLSKLMCSCVIMKVEEFTLYRVTTSGNKQMPKEFIAGDRDRYSLPPDMPTLHAEFTYFYYPGDFVFPLPPSKAFVHVNPVQINFDLDSCLWFSSFALNLHESLLRTNNVASSLSSPSTPSTAGGSGGVEQPPNLMYMDVKVEVIMPRVVFEASTGAPMQRDRPKSMHVQVSRVAMTNIREMGASRADLAQAISSLQEGSLVFXSGFPSKPGDLCIVTDRILSHIAATDVTGVTPISPQLHSAFANLTRYAMWSEPRDVWCLKLDPVWCDFYGARSVGQSRPITFVDAVPVTVWVHGRSEEEMLPSEFNEGRLAHGSSSEISSKRHSNISNSIKSNDSLVLSISNLRRSLEVDPSSSNYPQESSDNNSSKRSSAAGSHPPLIGENVKKKVTASSRPNSFPQVPVDSNADGDGSNAAAAADTNTADLHIIAHVSNLVSVQIDHYQYLFLLRLAEELTELATFLSLDSKRILQAANVEKSIIVGCVIPQVEVSLVMPSQTPGKESSGGDGESVLPDSASLGDDLLTNGSGWPNSMDQTRNSNVFSSTECPSPIATEGIVEAQGPMSVPNTHGFNVQIQSVPTTSSTSGVASVETPSSSSVAGSKSQSKGRNAGPSIAGGPDSSSFSKEINSGLSSIKKGFGNFMTSIDSALKTNISEDVSDTLSVQSDLSSDSENYLMMLGDSEKPTDCMDVMFKLNPFANDSSMKVAPIEVASEVCEDPYLTNMSSPSEPSEASSLRRRDLVSMVTFRLTTVEVIRQNVGNDSSLRLQVSAISCDECGAIPWDEFQNGQHKSKTKFGARCRAWNIAPHNPEAPPCVAIRLEEQLTLPADSLSITDKKSIQSWFKRRLNVEVKNINLQMSMSTVVGLGDLAEDEVIPTPIPMEVLLENVKVNLIEDRPPVNITSPGTLPMNLAIGRMYVTRDDAGVFYLQPLDKTGEASGKTPDNVVDTSKDRNREVLSLQLVMQQLKLDNNQLRKQLTSSEKLSEMTVQKVRQENEVLRTKLNLAQDDVSTLKDEKRTLMDTIRSLQNQLTALSDAQLNGTDGKRXHNCMDCIQCCGENPF; encoded by the exons ACACTCGACGAGGTCAACATTACGATCGAAACATGTGAAATAGCACGGAGTGGGACACCGACGGCGGCCGGGGCCGGCCTCTCGAGTTTGGCGGCACCCCAGGGCAAGTACAGCTTCATCCACAAGGTGATCGACGGCATCACGATCGTGGTGAACACGGTCAACGTGAACCTCAAAAGTCCGGCCTTCACGGCGTCGGTGCAAATGTCCCGCATCCGGGTCGAATCACGCACACCAAAGTGGCTGCTGGGAGATTTGCGAGTTACGAGGCTGAAAGATCCGGCCCGGGGGCTGATACTGATTTTCAAGGAGTTGTCCTGGCAGACGGTGCGGATTGAGGCTAGCTCAACGCAGGACCAGAGTTTGACGCCGTTGCGATTGCTGACGAATCAGGCGCGGTGTAGGATAACGATTAAGAAGAAGTTGTCCGATTGTAGCATAGTGGCGAGTAGGTTGGTGCTGATCTTGGATGATTTGCTGTGGGTGCTGACGGATTCGCAGCTGAAGGCAGCTCTTCACTTTGTGGACTCGCTGTCCGGGTTGATAAAGGCTTCAAACAGTGTGGTTCAGCGGGTGAAAGCACAGCGGAAGCTGGAAACTCTGCCTGAGTACCAGGCCCAGTTAGCGCAATCGTCGAAGGTGCCGGATTTGCAACAGTTGACAGCTGCTCAAAAGTACTTTAATATCTACGACGTGCGCGAAACGTCGTACCACTTCTTCAGCCAGCGGATCGATCTGCATCTGTGCGACGACGCCGGAGTGGGCCGATCAAGCCATCCGAACCTGAAGGACGGCGGAGCGTTGCAGATTTCCGTGCAGGGATTCCAGGTCGACTACTATCCGTACCATCTGGCGAAGGCCGATCGCTCACATTGGCCAAA ATACAAAGAAGCAACCGTTCCGCCGGCCTTGTGGCTCGAGCAATCCTTAAATGCCTTCCGAGAATCGATACTCAATCTGACCCAGCCAAACCGGCCACCAAGCCATCCCAGTTTAGAAAG GACAACGAACCTCGGTCAGCAGCAGACCACAACCCTGAAGACGCCCAGCGCCAGTGCCAGCGCGAGCGGGTCGCAAAGCACCTCCACCAACACCGCCGTGAACACGCCAAACACGCCCGGTTCCCTCTCGGCGGCGGCCTCCCCCATCAAGAAGCACGTCATGGACAATCTCTCCAAGCTGATGTGCAGCTGCGTGATTATGAAGGTGGAGGAGTTTACGCTGTACCGGGTGACCACCTCGGGAAACAAGCAAATGCCAAAGGAGTTCATTGCTG GTGATCGAGACCGGTACTCGCTGCCACCGGATATGCCAACGCTGCACGCCGAGTTCACCTACTTCTACTACCCGGGGGATTTCGTGTTTCCAC tgccACCTTCGAAGGCGTTTGTCCACGTGAACCCGGTGCAGATCAACTTCGACCTGGACAGCTGTCTGTGGTTCAGCTCGTTTGCGTTGAACCTGCACGAGAGTTTGCTGCGGACGAATAACGTCGCGAGTAGTTTGAGCAGTCCCAGCACGCCGTCTACGGCGGGGGGCAGTGGCGGGGTTGAACAGCCGCCAAATTTGATGTACATGGACGTGAAGGTCGAGGTGATAATGCCGCGGGTGGTGTTTGAGGCTTCGACTGGGGCGCCAATGCAGCGGGATCGGCCCAAGTCGATGCACGTGCAGGTTTCGCGCGTGGCCATGACCAATATCAGGGAGATGGGTGCGTCGCGGGCTGACTTGGCGCAGGCCATTTCTTCGTTGCAGGAGGGCAGCTTGGTGT GATCGGGATTTCCGTCGAAGCCGGGCGATTTGTGTATCGTTACGGACAGGATTTTGTCGCATATTGCGGCCACGGACGTTACCGGGGTGACACCGATCTCTCCGCAGCTGCACTCGGCGTTCGCCAATTTGACTCGGTATGCCATGTGGAGTGAACCGCGGGACGTGTGGTGTTTAAAGTTGGATCCGGTTTGGTGTGATTTTTACGGGGCACGTTCGGTGGGTCAAAGCCGGCCAATTACGTTCGTGGATGCGGTTCCAGTGACGGTGTGGGTGCACGGACGCTCCGAAGAAGAAATGTTGCCGAGTGAATTTAACGAAGGTCGACTAGCTCACGGAAGCAGTAGCGAAATAAGTAGCAAACGGCATAGCAATATTTCCAATTCAATCAAATCCAACGACAGCCTCGTGCTGTCGATTAGCAACCTAAGGCGATCCCTAGAAGTAGACCCATCGAGTAGCAATTATCCTCAGGAGAGTAGCGACAACAACTCGTCTAAACGTAGTTCCGCCGCCGGAAGCCATCCACCGTTGATTGGCGAGAACGTCAAGAAGAAAGTGACGGCCAGTTCGCGTCCCAACAGTTTTCCCCAAGTCCCGGTAGATAGCAATGCAGATGGTGATGGTTccaacgccgccgccgccgccgataCCAACACGGCGGATCTGCACATCATAGCACATGTTTCCAATTTAGTTAGCGTTCAAATTGACCACTACCAATATCTGTTCCTGCTGCGGCTGGCCGAGGAATTGACCGAGCTGGCCACGTTCCTGTCGCTGGACTCGAAACGGATCCTGCAAGCG GCCAACGTCGAAAAATCGATCATCGTCGGCTGTGTTATCCCGCAGGTGGAAGTTTCCCTCGTGATGCCTTCGCAAACGCCGGGCAAGGAGTCGAGCGGCGGCGACGGCGAAAGTGTGCTGCCCGATTCCGCTAGCTTAGGTGACGATCTGCTTACTAATG GTTCCGGATGGCCTAACTCGATGGACCAAACGAGGAATTCGAACGTGTTTAGCAGCACGGAGTGCCCGTCGCCGATCGCGACCGAAGGAATTGTGGAGGCGCAAGGCCCGATGTCGGTTCCGAATACCCATGG ATTTAACGTGCAAATCCAGAGCGTTCCCACCACGTCGTCCACGTCCGGCGTGGCGTCCGTCGAAACACCCTCGTCCTCTTCCGTCGCCGGTTCCAAGTCCCAGTCCAAGGGTCGCAACGCCGGCCCCTCCATCGCCGGTGGGCCCGACTCCAGCTCCTTCTCGAAGGAAATCAACTCCGGCCTCAGCTCGATCAAGAAGGGCTTCGGCAACTTTATGACCTCGATCGATTCGGCGCTCAAGACGAACATCTCCGAGGACGTGAGCGACACGCTGTCGGTGCAGTCCGACCTGTCCTCGGACTCGGAGAACTACCTGATGATGCTGGGCGACTCGGAGAAGCCAACCGACTGTATGGACGTGATGTTTAAGCTGAACCCGTTCGCCAACGACAGCAGCATGAAGGTGGCACCGATCGAGGTGGCGAGCGAGGTTTGCGAGGATCCCTACCTGACGAACATGTCGTCGCCGTCCGAACCGTCCGAGGCCAGCAGCCTGCGCCGGCGTGATCTGGTTTCGATGGTTACTTTTAG GCTTACAACGGTGGAAGTGATACGGCAAAACGTCGGCAACGATTCGTCGCTACGGTTGCAGGTGTCCGCGATCAGCTGCGACGAGTGTGGGGCCATTCCGTGGGACGAGTTCCAG AACGGCCAGCATAAATCGAAG ACCAAGTTTGGAGCTAGATGTAGAGCATGGAACATTGCACCGCATAATCCGGAAGCACCGCCTTGTGTTGCGATTAGATTAGAGGAGCAGCTCACGTTGCCGGCTGACTCGCTCAGCATCACCGACAAAAAGTCCATCCAGAG TTGGTTCAAGCGGCGCCTGAACGTCGAGGTCAAGAACATCAACCTGCAGATGTCGATGAGTACGGTGGTGGGGCTGGGTGACCTGGCCGAGGACGAGGTTATCCCGACCCCGATTCCAATGGAGGTGCTGCTGGAGAACGTCAAGGTGAACCTGATCGAGGATAGGCCGCCGGTGAACATAACCTCGCCCGGCACGCTGCCGATGAATTTGGCCATCGGGCGGATGTATGTGACGCGGGATGACGCAGGGGTGTTCTACCTGCAGCCGCTGGATAAAACGGGAGAGGCTAGCGGCAAGACTCCGGACAACGTCGTGGACACGAGCAAGGACCGCAATCGGGAGGTGCTGTCGCTGCAGCTCGTCATGCAGCAGCTCAAGCTGGACAACAACCAGCTGCGCAAGCAACTGACCAGCAGCGAGAAGCTGTCCGAAATGACGGT aCAAAAGGTCCGCCAGGAGAACGAGGTACTGCGCACGAAGCTGAACCTGGCCCAGGACGACGTGAGCACGCTCAAGGACGAAAAGCGCACCCTGATGGACACGATCCGCTCGCTGCAGAATCAGCTGACGGCGCTGAGCGACGCGCAGCTCAACGGGACCGACGGCAAAAGATAGCACAACTGTATGGACTGCATACAGTGCTGCGGCGAGAATCCGTTCTAG